In Pseudomonas sp. PDNC002, the DNA window TCCCTTTTTTAGACTAAGGAATGATGTAGTTCGATTACCGACTTGTGAGCTACCCTCAGTGGCTGCAAGAGGTTTCAACCAAAAAGCGGAGTTCAGCATGGGATACCAAAAGATCCAGGTGCCGGCCGGTGACAAAATCACCGTCAACGCCGATATGTCCTTGAATGTACCGAAGAACCCGATCATCCCCTTCATCGAGGGTGATGGCATTGGTGTCGATATCAGCCCGGTCATGATCAAGGTCGTCGACGCTGCCGTCGAGAAAGCCTACAAAGGCGACCGCAAGATCGCGTGGATGGAAGTCTACGCTGGCGAGAAGGCCACCCAGGTCTATGACCAGGACACCTGGCTGCCCCAGGAGACCCTGGATGCCGTTCGCGATTACGTCGTGTCCATCAAGGGTCCGCTGACCACGCCGGTGGGCGGTGGCATCCGCTCCTTGAACGTGGCCTTGCGCCAGCAGCTCGACCTGTATGTCTGCCTGCGCCCCGTGCGCTGGTTCGAAGGTGTTCCCAGTCCGGTGAAGAAGCCCGGCGACGTGGACATGGTGATCTTCCGCGAGAACTCCGAAGACATCTATGCCGGCGTCGAATGGAAGGCCGGCAGCCCTGAGGCCCAGAAGGTCATCAAGTTCCTCACCGAGGAAATGGGCGTCAAGAAGATCCGTTTCACCAATGACTGTGGCATCGGCATCAAGCCGGTTTCCCAGGAAGGCACCAAGCGCCTGGTACGCAAGGCCCTGCAGTATGCCGTGGACAATGATCGCAGCTCCGTGACCATCGTCCATAAAGGCAACATCATGAAATTCACCGAGGGTGCGTTCAAGGACTGGGGCTACGAAGTGGCCCGCGACGAGTTCGGCGCCCAGCTGCTCGACGGCGGCCCGTGGATGCAGTTCAAGAACCCCGCTACCGGCAAGAACATCGTGGTGAAGGACGTGATCGCCGACGCCATGCTGCAGCAGATTCTGCTGCGTCCGGCCGAGTACGACGTGATCGCCACTCTCAACCTGAACGGCGACTACCTGTCCGATGCCCTGGCGGCGGAAGTGGGTGGTATCGGCATTGCGCCGGGCGCCAACCTGTCGGATTCGGTGGCCATGTTCGAGGCGACCCACGGGACCGCGCCGAAATATGCGGGCCTGGACAAGGTCAACCCGGGCTCGGTCATCCTCTCTGCGGAGATGATGCTGCGCCACATGGGCTGGCCGGAAGCGGCG includes these proteins:
- the icd gene encoding NADP-dependent isocitrate dehydrogenase, whose translation is MGYQKIQVPAGDKITVNADMSLNVPKNPIIPFIEGDGIGVDISPVMIKVVDAAVEKAYKGDRKIAWMEVYAGEKATQVYDQDTWLPQETLDAVRDYVVSIKGPLTTPVGGGIRSLNVALRQQLDLYVCLRPVRWFEGVPSPVKKPGDVDMVIFRENSEDIYAGVEWKAGSPEAQKVIKFLTEEMGVKKIRFTNDCGIGIKPVSQEGTKRLVRKALQYAVDNDRSSVTIVHKGNIMKFTEGAFKDWGYEVARDEFGAQLLDGGPWMQFKNPATGKNIVVKDVIADAMLQQILLRPAEYDVIATLNLNGDYLSDALAAEVGGIGIAPGANLSDSVAMFEATHGTAPKYAGLDKVNPGSVILSAEMMLRHMGWPEAADLIIDGVNGAIAAKTVTYDFERLMDGAKLLSCSEFGDAIIAKM